One genomic window of Thermodesulfobacteriota bacterium includes the following:
- a CDS encoding MFS transporter codes for MNDSIPMDRPLFNRDFNLVTLFIFIFFFNYHAFILLPLRIEELGGSESMIGFIMGAASMATILTTPSVGILIDQWGRKPFLVAGGILISLATIPFAYIHTINFLFPLLRVLHGAALSLSFVAAGTLIADVSSPGKRSRAIGIFGMFSVMNFALAPYIGKLIVDAWGFDDFFIFCSLLGVPALLAAVWIREPRVPRDNESMRGSFVGALRRRGVMAAAFALVVAGTGFVPAITFVPIFAGRIGVGAFELFFITYTVVILAVRIFFGWLPDKYGKKLVSIPALFVFSASIAGLGLVTDSLTLVIAGIFFGAGHGLFYPAIYALVIDLTPDEDRGKAVSICSVAFTFGGMLGVFAYGVAAELEGFRAMFAIAGAVCAAGFLVFAIYGKDPQKAPRGA; via the coding sequence ATGAACGATTCGATCCCCATGGACAGGCCCCTTTTCAACAGGGATTTTAACCTCGTAACACTCTTTATATTCATATTCTTTTTCAACTACCACGCCTTCATACTTCTGCCGCTCAGGATAGAAGAGCTCGGCGGGAGCGAGTCGATGATCGGCTTCATAATGGGGGCGGCGTCCATGGCGACAATCCTCACAACGCCCTCCGTCGGGATACTCATAGACCAATGGGGGCGGAAGCCGTTCCTCGTCGCAGGCGGGATACTCATATCGCTGGCGACGATACCGTTCGCGTACATTCATACGATAAACTTCCTCTTTCCACTCCTCCGGGTCCTCCACGGGGCGGCGCTTTCGCTGAGCTTCGTCGCGGCGGGGACTCTCATCGCCGACGTGTCCTCGCCCGGAAAGAGGAGCCGCGCGATAGGCATATTCGGGATGTTCAGCGTGATGAACTTCGCGCTCGCTCCTTACATCGGGAAGCTGATAGTGGACGCCTGGGGCTTCGACGACTTCTTTATATTCTGCTCCCTCCTCGGGGTGCCGGCCCTCCTGGCCGCCGTCTGGATAAGGGAGCCGCGCGTCCCCCGGGACAACGAAAGCATGCGCGGCTCGTTCGTTGGCGCGCTCAGGAGGCGGGGGGTAATGGCGGCCGCGTTCGCCCTCGTCGTCGCCGGGACGGGGTTCGTCCCCGCGATAACCTTCGTCCCTATATTCGCCGGCAGGATAGGCGTCGGCGCGTTCGAGCTCTTCTTCATAACGTATACGGTCGTCATCCTCGCCGTGAGGATATTCTTCGGATGGCTGCCGGACAAGTACGGGAAGAAGCTCGTATCGATTCCGGCGTTGTTCGTGTTCTCGGCGAGCATCGCGGGGCTCGGGCTCGTGACGGATTCCCTTACGCTCGTTATCGCCGGCATATTCTTCGGCGCGGGGCACGGGCTCTTCTACCCGGCCATATACGCCCTCGTCATAGACCTCACGCCCGACGAAGACCGGGGGAAGGCAGTTTCGATATGCAGCGTCGCCTTCACGTTCGGCGGGATGCTCGGGGTGTTCGCGTACGGCGTCGCCGCCGAGCTCGAAGGGTTCCGCGCCATGTTCGCCATTGCCGGGGCCGTCTGCGCGGCCGGGTTCCTCGTCTTCGCCATCTACGGGAAGGACCCGCAAAAAGCCCCTCGCGGCGCGTAA
- a CDS encoding PaaI family thioesterase: MPDEDFYIKNFPRVPFWEHLGIEIAEVKPGYARLVMDTHENLANPYGYTHGGVLSTLADSAAAVALVHGLDLEDKRLMTIELKISYINPVSGGVIEARAKALREGRIVPVDVDIYNENVLVAKSIATYIILDAKKD; this comes from the coding sequence ATGCCCGACGAAGATTTTTACATAAAGAATTTCCCAAGGGTGCCGTTCTGGGAGCACCTCGGGATAGAGATCGCGGAGGTAAAGCCCGGCTACGCGAGGCTCGTCATGGATACGCACGAGAACCTTGCAAACCCGTATGGATACACGCACGGCGGGGTGCTGTCTACGCTGGCCGATTCGGCGGCGGCGGTAGCGCTCGTCCACGGGCTCGACCTCGAGGACAAGCGCCTCATGACCATAGAGCTCAAGATAAGCTACATCAACCCTGTGAGCGGCGGCGTCATCGAAGCCAGGGCAAAGGCTCTCCGCGAGGGCAGGATAGTGCCCGTAGACGTCGATATCTATAACGAAAATGTACTTGTTGCCAAGTCCATAGCCACGTATATTATTCTGGACGCCAAGAAGGATTAA